Proteins from a single region of Paramormyrops kingsleyae isolate MSU_618 chromosome 9, PKINGS_0.4, whole genome shotgun sequence:
- the LOC111854852 gene encoding uncharacterized protein, which translates to MLGIHETGDNGSLPSRTYRCMACSATFPGLSSLLVHQASHANNTNSPDGNQAPPALQVSCNNCRSMFSNKDLLDKHHCSAPPISASSSIYICGCGNKFQDFNVMLEHKQLHKTQMDVQEPLAIKEEKAVGESVNSPSHSDPMHASCSESFNLTSHSILSSHVHPPSPQISQSATEDSEVSNKEIFSHAPSPVAELNNMPSVKQVARIPVSNSPELLLAPTITALKDDLTHRSVADVTSVSDSVSPIHSDAVLQNDQQDVKPLKKMLVSAFMERLPPAQAALSANKEEIPKPVGTPSVTASESIEGSSISQLRRLLCKSGTKKKQQLAGNTVSLTKVFLPVVALETRRKLVGVSENGQEGRHQCGLCRRIFHDIDSLIFHHATHKKEKIRGCRHCKRLLISKTCMQIHHLCEPEPTGILQDPFSVGDVMPLSSGNVAVHGQKGTMESNSEKQLQKRLFSCHMCQHSYTRLYNLKKHKCHLFSHQHVDNSLPKDKVHMAKGNVRIDIENVVGIGESPMQKNVSVGTEATSLIKTEMTESNSSRGPEVSLGMLAKNPGINLDIWPGSPKSFMPFTSKSVRHNSAELQETKLEGWAASTQEYSVSKHMRQVETEGEVKNIEAEEEKRRWTMPIDESDIDVLVEAEHSNNKEEFVFRKPGLGDGLPFTSSQLNHPIQTSEVDQSHLPSRGMLQHIQNPLSIKAKSHLEIKKRFECLGCGKSFSRRYVLNLHKKKCIPINRSTEDIDSHSDQNTGKSKRIILPSHHQGSFQEPTNQERMLILTPSLGVQVNRTGDNLSSGDSWGIMSLPAVLPRKVTCECGSVFTSSRQLFEHLQMHAQESYICPTCGKNLHSWMSYEAHLHTHKRSVCPKCQQSFSQHSSLVRHLNKNRCKADGIMGNKFLCPSCGVEFLTCSRLKLHMHYCASKPSSKPVVCPVCTHSFSSNKELQKHLITHSHTQAFRCHICQRSYPSLKSLKNHKRKVHRLMFTKNSGGAV; encoded by the coding sequence ATGCTGGGAATTCATGAAACTGGAGATAATGGCTCTCTGCCGTCAAGGACATATCGCTGTATGGCATGTTCAGCCACCTTTCCGGGACTGTCCTCTTTACTCGTGCACCAGGCATCTCATGCAAATAACACCAACTCACCTGATGGGAATCAAGCACCACCTGCTCTCCAAGTTTCCTGCAACAATTGTAGAAGCATGTTTTCCAACAAGGATCTTTTGGACAAGCATCATTGCAGTGCCCCGCCTATCTCTGCCTCTTCCTCCATTTACATCTGTGGGTGTGGGAATAAGTTCCAAGATTTCAATGTCATGCTTGAACATAAACAGTTACACAAAACACAGATGGATGTACAGGAGCCCCTGGCAATAAAGGAGGAGAAAGCAGTAGGAGAGAGCGTAAACAGCCCCAGCCATTCAGACCCTATGCATGCATCTTGTAGTGAGAGCTTTAATCTTACTTCTCATTCCATTCTATCCTCACATGTCCATCCACCTAGCCCCCAAATCTCACAGTCAGCCACTGAAGACTCTGAAGTAAGCAATAAGGAGATTTTTAGTCATGCTCCCTCACCTGTTGCAGAGTTAAACAACATGCCTTCTGTAAAGCAAGTTGCACGCATTCCTGTTTCCAACTCACCTGAATTACTTTTGGCACCAACCATTACAGCTCTAAAAGATGACTTAACACACAGAAGTGTTGCAGATGTGACTTCTGTCTCAGACTCAGTCAGTCCCATTCATAGTGATGCGGTGCTGCAAAATGATCAACAGGATGTAAAACCACTAAAGAAAATGCTGGTGTCTGCTTTCATGGAAAGATTGCCACCAGCCCAGGCAGCCTTGAGTGCTAACAAAGAAGAAATACCAAAACCAGTGGGAACACCATCAGTGACAGCCTCTGAATCTATAGAGGGATCATCAATTAGTCAGTTACGAAGATTACTATGTAAATCTGGGACTAAAAAGAAGCAGCAATTGGCTGGTAATACTGTTAGTTTGACTAAGGTTTTTCTACCTGTGGTGGCACTTGAGACGCGTCGAAAGTTAGTTGGGGTCAGTGAAAATGGCCAAGAAGGTAGACATCAGTGTGGACTCTGCCGGAGGATTTTCCATGACATAGATAGTCTCATATTTCATCATGCTACacacaagaaagaaaaaattagGGGCTGTCGTCATTGCAAACGACTTCTCATTAGCAAAACCTGTATGCAGATCCACCATCTATGTGAACCGGAGCCTACAGGGATTCTGCAGGATCCATTCTCTGTAGGTGATGTAATGCCCCTCTCTTCAGGAAATGTGGCAGTTCATGGCCAAAAAGGCACCATGGAGAGCAATTCTGAgaaacagctgcagaaaaggcttttttcATGTCACATGTGCCAACATAGTTACACACGCCTGTATAATCTAAAAAAGCACAAATGTCATTTGTTTTCCCATCAGCATGTGGATAACAGTCTCCCAAAGGACAAAGTCCATATGGCGAAAGGAAATGTAAGAATAGACATTGAAAATGTGGTTGGAATAGGAGAGTCGCCCATGCAAAAGAATGTTTCTGTAGGCACTGAAGCCACTAGTCTAATCAAAACGGAGATGACTGAGTCTAACTCTTCAAGAGGCCCAGAGGTTTCTCTCGGCATGCTTGCAAAGAACCCAGGAATAAACTTAGATATCTGGCCAGGCTCACCTAAAAGTTTCATGCCGTTTACTTCAAAATCAGTTAGACACAACTCAGCAGAACTGCAAGAAACAAAGTTGGAAGGCTGGGCTGCTTCCACACAGGAGTATTCAGTTTCAAAGCATATGAGACAAGTTGAAACAGAAGGCGAGGTGAAAAATatagaggcagaggaagagaaaAGACGCTGGACTATGCCAATTGATGAATCGGACATTGATGTTCTAGTTGAGGCAGaacacagtaataataaagaGGAGTTTGTTTTCCGGAAGCCTGGTCTAGGAGATGGTCTTCCATTCACATCCAGTCAGCTGAATCATCCAATCCAGACATCTGAAGTTGACCAAAGTCATTTGCCCAGCAGAGGAATGCTGCAACATATTCAGAACCCACTGTCAATAAAAGCCAAGTCACATCTGGAAATCAAGAAAAGGTTTGAATGTCTCGgttgtgggaagagcttcagccGCAGATATGTTCTCAATCTACATAAGAAGAAATGTATTCCGATAAACAGAAGTACAGAAGATATTGACAGTCACAGTGATCAAAATACTGGAAAATCCAAGAGAATAATTTTGCCAAGTCATCATCAAGGATCATTCCAGGAACCAACAAACCAGGAAAGGATGTTGATCCTCACACCATCTTTGGGGGTTCAGGTCAATAGAACAGGTGATAATCTTTCTTCGGGAGACTCTTGGGGAATTATGTCATTACCAGCAGTTTTGCCAAGAAAAGTGACTTGTGAATGTGGATCAGTTTTCACTAGCTCTCGTCAGCTGTTTGAGCACCTTCAGATGCATGCCCAAGAGTCTTACATTTGTCCTACATGCGGGAAGAACCTCCACTCTTGGATGAGTTATGAGGcccacctccacacacacaaacgctcaGTTTGTCCAAAGTGTCAGCAGTCTTTCAGCCAGCACAGCTCATTGGTCCGGCACCTGAATAAGAATCGATGCAAGGCTGATGGTATCATGGGGAATAAATTTCTATGCCCCAGCTGTGGTGTGGAATTTCTCACTTGTTCCAGGCTTAAGCTCCACATGCACTACTGTGCATCCAAGCCTTCCAGCAAACCAGTCGTCTGTCCAGTATGCACACACAGCTTCAGTAGTAACAAGGAGCTCCAGAAACATTTAATCACCCACAGTCACACCCAGGCTTTTCGGTGCCACATCTGCCAGCGCAGCTACCCTAGCCTGAAGTCTCTTAAGAATCACAAAAGAAAGGTTCACCGATTGATGTTTACCAAGAATTCAGGAGGGgctgtataa